A window of Leptospira yasudae genomic DNA:
GGTTTTGATTTTCTGGTAAGTCGCGTACGAGATTTGAGTCGCTTCATTGATAAAGATCGTACAAAACTCAGTCCCCATGATCTTTTCCACGCGATCGGCATCGTCAAGACCCGCGCCGTATATCTCGGAACCGTTTGTGAATGTCAGAATGTGGAGTGATTCGTTGATTGTAAAATCACGGTCCTCGACGAATCCCATTTCTTTGAGGCAAGGAATGAGAGTCTGTTTCCATACGGAGATTTTAAGATGATTGAGTCTGTAGCGTGCAATGAGGTGACGAGAGTTCGGAGAAATCCAAGCCCTTGATATGATAGCCTTTATAATCAGATAAGTTTTGCCGCTACGCGCTCCGCCGTCGTAGCAGATTTCCTGCACATAAGGCGCAGACCAATCCTCGTCTAAGGCGCGGGGTTGTTTTTCGGAGAAGACTTGATTTCGTTGGACATTTGTTGCGTTAGTTTTCTTCGGATCGATCTTTAGAAGAGATTTCTTCGACAACTACCCGTTTCCCGCCGATTAACTTCTCAACCGCTCCGGGACGTTCACCGACCCCCGTTACAATTTGAATGTTTACCTGGCTTCTTTCTTCCGAGTTACCGGATTCGTGCCTGATAGTATCCGGTTGTCCAAGAGATCGGAGAAGTTCTTTGATAATAGTGTTGCGGGATTTAAAAAGAAATGAAAGGTCAAGGTTGGAAACCTCTTCGTCAAGGATGCGTGATCTAAGAAAATCCATGAATTCAACCGCTTCTTCATTCAGTCTTGCGAGTGTTTGGGCTAAATCGGCTACAATCTTACCCCTCAATTCCTTCCTTAAATTTCCTGAAATTTCCTTACGCTCGACATTCCAGTCATTTACTTGGATAAGGTTATCTAACTTCTTATACGAAACTTTGAATTTCTTACAAATTGTCTCTCGTCCAACACCCCGGAGATAATGGACTCGAATCTCTTCTTTGATTTCCTCCGAAAGAACATCGTAGCCTTTCTTTACGGAATGTGTTTTCCTCCCTCCACTACTCTTTGTTTTCTTCTTTGGGGGAGGTTTCGTTTTCTTTTTCATCGAGTGATGAGAATCTTAAAGTCCAGCGCGGTATCGTAGTAGAGGTGAATGAAAAATTCAAGACGCCTTTGGAAGAACTGAATCCAAATTTCTTTTTGCTTCCGAACAGGATCTTTCGTCCAGATCGATACCCACAAATCTTCGTTTGTTTTTGAGTGCAGTTTTACCGACAGTTCCCTCTCCAGCAAACGGATCTAGAACGGTTCCTCCTTCCGGACAACCCGCGAGTACACAAATCTCAAAAAGACGTTCCGGCCCGACTGCCGTGTGTCTATTTCTTGAATTCGGGGTTGGTATCTGCCAAACCGATCGTCGTCTTGCGGTGAAATTTCCTGACTTGATTTTATTTTCTAAGATCCGGTCACGAACGGAGGTAGGAGTTTCGGCCAAGTAAGATTTATATTCTTTTAGTGGGAATGTTTCCTCTTTTAAATGTTCGCAAGCTGTGGTTTCCTTTATTTTTAAAAAGCTGTGAATTTGATCGTGATGGATTTGAGAGATCGGAACCGAAACACTTTCAGCGTTAAAATAGTAAAGATCCATATCACGAACAAAGAACAAAACGTATTCGTGTGAGTTTGTGAATCTTCTCTTCGCCGATTCCGGCTTACACGATCCAACGTTACCGGAGTCCGTTGAAATAGATTTCGCCCAGACGATTTCCTGAACAAAGTGGTATCCCTCTTCTTTCATAAAGTCAACGAACCCGGAAGGGATTCGGATCGCTTGTCCGTGTTGGAAGGTATCACCGATGTTTACGAACACCGTCGCGGAATCTTTTAAGTGTTTCGCGGCCTCCCTGAATACCAATGCGAGGTGAGAAAAATACTGTTTTGTTTTTCTCTCTCGCCCTATCTCAAGTCCTACTGACGGATGAGTTACATCTAAGTATTTTCGTTTTTGGAAATACGGCGG
This region includes:
- a CDS encoding DNA-methyltransferase, encoding MSFEIICGSADTVLKDYREKNLIYPKFDCLVTSPPYFQKRKYLDVTHPSVGLEIGRERKTKQYFSHLALVFREAAKHLKDSATVFVNIGDTFQHGQAIRIPSGFVDFMKEEGYHFVQEIVWAKSISTDSGNVGSCKPESAKRRFTNSHEYVLFFVRDMDLYYFNAESVSVPISQIHHDQIHSFLKIKETTACEHLKEETFPLKEYKSYLAETPTSVRDRILENKIKSGNFTARRRSVWQIPTPNSRNRHTAVGPERLFEICVLAGCPEGGTVLDPFAGEGTVGKTALKNKRRFVGIDLDERSCSEAKRNLDSVLPKAS